One region of Camelina sativa cultivar DH55 chromosome 6, Cs, whole genome shotgun sequence genomic DNA includes:
- the LOC104790422 gene encoding protein RST1-like isoform X3, which produces MASYAPLLEKTRVPQPSIQRFAVISVFSKLRSAPERLGSESVAGREAISFCLTSESITVVDQSVRELCRLVSDSVLNLSRGLLELQSALEGCDTKLVSLFVKGLGFLIRIGYEQKDGNWKFSSAENHPFVRILYSRAETLTELLHQVSLFVMHNRRLGMVGVCEFLEPFLNFTVLRIPLADSSSSLFARELISSMASLCCSSSQEALPIFRLLLRCLKYIPGKNLEDNRNFSCIVKTLADAYTVVVRDLVGTGSEVTEVHLLGVQLVDSVLLLCSSPHVQTTEQESVIESLKHLLAVQKDVGLPYSPDLSLVVLSLVFMLAKSNVEHEQLSILKFLLFLLKWKTENDNLSVKDAACSSVESLLLFPIVALMSSPSKSVKVAASKVLSIVEIVLVTMSNSPKIELHTSKGDSPLSRVGSVVLRVMQQLWHQYDYAPSTSSFLRVAYPNGSEKQETYSGPVTWNSLLREHAERFWDKKKAASFCLSQEIPILLGAVAGVMVMHPSLGADGIDSLNIIGGIDPKMSVPLLLAVLYYSNLLSRTHVPCQSLLSKLLGLLPSLAAQQVMIPLVVQTITPMLHKDAKGLLYATAIRLLCQTWVVNDRAFSSLQEVLRPKGFIDFISERHICISMAASIHDVCKRHPDRGVDLILSVQACIESQDCQVRALGFQSLSHLCEADVIDFYTAWGVIKKHAQNIKLDPLLAYSVCLLLKWGAMDAEAYPEDAENVLNILWEIGSSMQMPLDSLWTKARVSAIVALGQYEVSFMEKKISDFNNNCAYMFFSEKNAKILNALEDLSIKIMIHEHSVRRRYVRQKKLPGNKIEKLLDVIPQVIFPAGKEMKTGELPGAALLCLSYNPRDVKFGSSRSFRDVHGQYEEAFKVVVKSLQLSRNISLALISLQSLKAFMRRWMRANILSIDATTKELQLDKTSNAANKIMKSLVHMAEEALPRCAENIALALGALCQSLPAAAHNIKATASKFLLSWLLEHEHEHRQWTAAISLGLISSSLHVTDHKQKFQNISGLLEVLCSSKSTLVKGACGVGLGFSCQDLLTRTEASASSDMDRDSYWNQEERLLGRILRLLSSILHCFLHTPCDILESLSALFPPGKEDNVIGLPQLLDESSDDFDDDTWGIAGLIIGLGMSVGAVYRAGKKDAVVKIKNLIVSWIPYADSLKQTPGSNSKVSVRLFSVGSCLALPIVITFCQKVELFDAHEVDHLIGCFKDLISELVIVRKSGALRKRLLMASCIGAGDLLGSVLNEGIHPVKIESVKGLLELFKTCYSGLYPPVAHFGGMLGVVNVLGAGAGNLVYSHPLPRAPPASSGDNEISYVSGPLLSNAYFTQQLTPVVQEIFLIAQNTKDRQLQHYAAWAISILRNYMRSKEASSLSNENQSDSSHRNSISHNVPEHTMVMKLAQGLTNPRFPLAGSPLNIGTLESALRCLSHAPRLPNLDWGATIRRLMKQDTQTDVSQSGDVPKEGTLREECFKFSLAHAREFDELLAFLDELSELARFKALEQSLQSCLLCHLGYLMRIFSGSRMNKLFDDVSCFVISLSSDQAYSCEQKSSFRVSCWKGLSQCLEETSLDSSEYITKIEKCIELVFAVLPVASQSPIADQMGSVKEWSEAVRCLQKSRLDWLYKFLQVSNVEPGNGKTDFQGDLKKIQAKAKLAKLGSIPFSELGKLKAIILNCEQSGIWDVLIEIVAALHHAEGGIKRQWLVDAVEISCVSSYPSTAILFVGLLSSICCEYMPFLTLDRFTVLSDMSFTINSLLSDPIYEVVAEPFISFLWTSLERIYNFATDTDANAGLSSQQIEGSERGKAPMIMKVMHYICVAFRDHLPLEKQLRLASMDIA; this is translated from the exons ATGGCTTCGTATGCTCCGTTACTAGAGAAAACTCGCGTACCTCAACCTTCCATACAAAGATTCGCAGTAATTTCCGTCTTCTCTAAGTTACGATCTGCTCCGGAACGATTAGGATCAGAATCCGTAGCTGGAAGAGAAGCTATCTCCTTCTGCCTCACTTCCGAATCCATCACTGTCGTTGATCAATCCGTTCGTGAGCTATGTCGATTAGTATCAGACTCCGTTTTAAACCTCTCTCGTGGTTTGTTGGAACTTCAATCAGCTCTCGAAGGATGCGATACGAAATTGGTTTCGCTGTTCGTGAAGgggttagggtttttgattcGTATTGGTTATGAAcagaaggatgggaattggaAGTTTAGTTCTGCGGAGAATCATCCGTTTGTTAGG ATTCTTTATAGCAGAGCGGAGACACTGACGGAGCTTCTTCATCAAGTATCACTCTTTGTGATGCATAACAGACGATTAGGAATGGTGGGAGTATGTGAATTCTTGGAGCCGTTCTTGAATTTCACAGTACTTCGGATTCCACTTGCAGATTCGTCGTCGTCCTTGTTTGCGAGGGAATTGATTTCATCGATGGCTTCTCTTTGTTGCTCATCCAGCCAAGAAGCACTGCCGATATTCAGATTGCTTCTGCGTTGCCTAAAATATATACCGGGGAAAAATCTGGAA GACAATAGGAATTTCAGCTGCATTGTCAAGACTCTAGCGGATGCTTATACTGTGGTAGTGAGAGACTTGGTTGGAACTGGATCG GAAGTAACAGAAGTTCATCTTCTCGGTGTGCAACTGGTAGATAGTGTACTTCTTCTTTGCTCTTCTCCTCATGTCCAAACAACCGAACAAGAGTCTGTTATCGAATCTTTGAAGCACTTGTTGGCTGTTCAGAAAGACGTTGGATTACCATATTCACCTGATTTATCTTTGGTGGTTCTCTCGCTCGTTTTCATGCTTGCCAAATCCAATGTTGAGCATGAACAACTCTCTATTTTGAAATTCCTGCTTTTTCTGCTCAAATGGAAAACTGAAAATG ATAACTTGTCGGTGAAAGATGCAGCCTGTTCAAGTGTGGAGTCTCTATTACTGTTCCCTATCGTAGCACTGATGTCTTCTCCTTCTAAATCAGTCAAAGTAGCAGCAAGTAAGGTTCTTTCCATCGTAGAAATTGTCTTGGTAACAATGTCAAATTCACCAAAGATTGAGCTCCACACAAGTAAGGGAGATTCACCACTCAGCAGGGTGGGCTCTGTCGTGTTGAGGGTCATGCAGCAACTCTGGCATCAG TATGATTACGCACCTTCCACGTCCTCCTTCCTCAGAGTGGCTTACCCCAATGGAAGTGAAAAACAGGAAACTTATTCTGGACCAGTGACTTGGAATTCACTACTTAGGGAACACGCTGAACggttttgggataaaaaaaaGGCTGCATCGTTTTGTCTTTCGCAAGAGATACCTATTTTActtggtgctgttgctggtgtCATGGTGATGCATCCGTCCCTAGGAGCTGATGGTATTGATTCTTTGAATATTATTGGTGGCATTGATCCTAAGATGAGTGTCCCGCTGTTGCTAGCTGTTCTATATTACAGCAACTTGTTATCTCGAACACACGTCCCTTGTCAGAGTCTATTG TCCAAACTTCTGGGGTTACTCCCGTCATTAGCTGCACAACAGGTGATGATTCCGCTTGTAGTTCAGACTATTACTCCAATGCTGCACAAGGATGCGAAAGG TCTGTTGTATGCTACAGCCATTAGATTACTTTGCCAGACCTGGGTAGTCAATGACCGTGCCTTTTCCAGTCTGCAA gAGGTGTTGCGCCCAAAAGGATTCATAGACTTTATTTCAGAGAGACATATCTGCATTAGTATGGCTGCTTCCATTCACGATGTATGCAAGAGACACCCTGATAGGGGAGTAGACCTAATCTTGTCCGTTCAG GCCTGTATAGAAAGCCAAGACTGTCAAGTTCGAGCACTTGGTTTTCAGAGTCTTTCCCATCTCTGTGAAGCCGATGTCATTG ATTTCTATACTGCATGGGGTGTCATTAAGAAACATGCTCAAAACATCAAACTGGATCCTCTCCTTGCTTATAG TGTATGCCTTCTTCTAAAGTGGGGTGCAATGGATGCCGAAGCATATCCGGAAGATGCAGAAAACGTTTTGAACATTTTGTGGGAAATTGGGAGCTCTATGCAGATGCCTCTTGATTCCCTATGGACAAAGGCACGAGTCTCTGCCATAGTGGCCCTTGGTCAATATGAG GTAtcatttatggaaaaaaaaatttctgactTCAACAATAATTGTGCATATATGTTCTTCTCGGAGAAAAATGCGAAAATTTTGAATGCTTTAGAAGACCTTTCAATCAAGATCATGATTCATGAGCACAG CGTCCGGCGTAGATATGTAAGACAGAAAAAACTTCCTGGTAATAAGATTGAAAAGTTGCTGGATGTGATACCTCAGGTCATCTTCCCCGCAG GGAAAGAAATGAAGACTGGTGAACTACCTGGTGCGGCATTATTATGTCTATCTTATAACCCTAGAGATGTGAAGTTTGGGTCATCAAGA AGCTTTCGTGATGTTCATGGTCAATATGAGGAGGCATTTAAAGTAGTAGTCAAATCACTCCAGCTCTCAAGAAATATTTCCCTTGCTCTTATTTCCTTGCAATCACTGAAAGCTTTTATGCGGCGTTGGATGAGAGCTAATATATTGTCCATTGATGCAACGACTAAAGAATTACAATTGGATAAAACCTCTAATGCTGCAAACAAAATCATGAAG AGTTTGGTACATATGGCGGAAGAAGCTCTTCCGAGGTGTGCAGAAAACATAGCACTGGCGCTGGGTGCACTATGTCAA TCTTTGCCAGCTGCTGCTCATAATATTAAAGCGACTGCATCAAAATTTCTGTTGAGTTGGTTGTTGGAGCATGAGCATGAACACCGTCAGTGGACGGCTGCTATTTCTCTTGGATTGATTTCGTCGTCCCTACACGTGACTGACCACAAGCAGAAATTTCAGAATATATCTGGGCTTCTTGAG GTTTTGTGTAGCAGTAAAAGCACTCTTGTAAAAGGAGCCTGTGGCGTTGGATTGGGTTTTTCATGCCAAGATCTGCTCACTCGGACTGAAGCCTCTGCCAGCTCTGATATGGACAGGGACTCCTACTGGAACCAAGAAGAACGGCTCCTAGGGAGGATACTGAGGTTGCTATCTTCAATATTACATTGTTTCCTGCACACTCCGTGTGATATCCTAGAAAGCTTGTCTGCACTGTTCCCACCTGGAAAGGAAGACAACGTTATAGGTTTACCTCAGCTGTTGGATGAGAGTtctgatgattttgatgatgatacATGGGGTATAGCTGGACTCATTATAGGTTTGGGGATGTCAGTTGGTGCAGTATACAGAGCTGGGAAGAAAGACGCTGTTGTAAAGATTAAAAACCTGATTGTATCATGGATCCCATATGCAGATTCTCTTAAGCAAACTCCGGGTTCTAATAGTAAGGTATCAGTGAGACTGTTTTCAGTTGGTTCCTGCCTTGCACTTCCAATTGTGATCACTTTCTGCCAAAAAGTAGAACTGTTTGATGCACATGAGGTAGATCATCTAATCGGTTGTTTCAAGGACCTTATTTCCGAGTTGGTTATTGTTAGAAAGTCTGGTGCTTTACGTAAGAGGTTGTTGATGGCATCCTGTATTGGGGCGGGAGACCTCCTTGGTTCTGTTTTGAATGAAGGTATCCACCCTGTTAAGATTGAGTCTGTTAAAGGGTTGCTAGAACTGTTCAAGACATGTTACTCTGGACTTTACCCACCGGTTGCTCACTTTGGAGGCATGCTCGGAGTTGTTAATGTTTTAGGAGCAGGTGCTGGGAATTTGGTGTATTCCCATCCGCTACCCCGTGCTCCTCCAGCCAGTTCTGGTGATAAC GAAATCTCTTATGTGTCAGGTCCTTTGCTTTCAAACGCATATTTTACTCAGCAGTTGACGCCAGTTGTGCAAGAAATATTTCTTATCGCGCAAAATACCAAGGATCGCCAGCTCCAACATTATGCTGCATGGGCAATCTCAATTCTTAGAAATTACATGCGGTCCAAGGAAGCATCAAGTCTCAGCAATGAAAACCAATCTGATTCCTCTCATCGTAATTCCATCTCTCACAATGTTCCTGAACATACCATGGTCATGAAACTTGCTCAAGGCCTGACAAATCCAAGATTTCCTTTG GCGGGTAGCCCTCTGAATATTGGCACACTGGAAAGTGCTTTGCGGTGTTTGTCTCATGCTCCAAGATTGCCAAACTTGGACTGGGGAGCAACAATAAGACGATTAATGAAACAAGACACTCAGACTGATGTATCGCAATCAGGGGATGTTCCCAAGGAAGGAACTCTTAGGGAAGAGTGCTTCAAATTTTCATTAGCCCACGCAAGAGAATTTGATGAACTTCTAGCTTTTCTGGACGAATTGTCTGAACTAGCCAGATTCAAGGCGCTAGAGCAAAGTCTCCAGTCATGCCTGCTCTGTCATCTAGGGTATTTAATGAGAATATTCTCAGGTTCAAGAATGAATAAATTGTTTGACGATGTCTCTTGCTTTGTAATCTCGCTATCTTCAGACCAAGCATATAGCTGTGAACAGAAGAGCTCATTCAGGGTCTCTTGTTGGAAGGGCCTGAGTCAGTGTCTTGAAGAAACTTCGCTTGATTCTTCAGAATACatcacaaagattgaaaaaTGCATAGAGTTGGTTTTTGCTGTCTTACCAGTAGCATCACAATCTCCTATAGCAGATCAGATGGGTTCGGTGAAAGAGTGGTCAGAGGCAGTTAGATGTTTGCAGAAGTCGCGTCTGGATTGGTTATACAAATTCCTGCAG GTTTCAAATGTTGAACCTGGAAACGGAAAGACAGACTTCCAAGGTGATCTTAAGAAGATCCAGGCAAAAGCCAAGCTAGCAAAACTTGGCTCAATTCCATTTTCCGAGTTAGGAAAACTGAAGgctattatattaaattgtgaACAGTCAG GTATTTGGGACGTGTTGATTGAGATAGTAGCGGCTCTGCATCACGCCGAAGGAGGAATCAAAAGACAGTGGCTCGTTGATGCAGTTGAAATCAGCTGCGTTTCTAGCTATCCTTCCACT GCAATTCTCTTTGTTGGCCTTCTCTCTAGCATCTGCTGCGAATACATGCCGTTTCTCACTTTAGACCGCTTCACGGTGTTGAGCGATATGTCTTTTACCATAAATTCTCTCCTGTCTGATCCCATCTATGAAGTAGTCGCAGAGCCTTTCATCTCGTTTCTATGGACTTCATTGGAACGTATTTACAATTTTGCAACTGACACAGACGCCAATGCAGGGCTAAGCTCACAGCAGATTGAGGGAAGTGAAAGAGGAAAAGCACCAATGATTATGAAAGTAATGCATTACATTTGTGTAGCATTCAGAGATCACTTGCCTCTTGAGAAACAGCTTAGACTTGCTTCTATGGACATTGCTTGA
- the LOC104790422 gene encoding protein RST1-like isoform X1 gives MASYAPLLEKTRVPQPSIQRFAVISVFSKLRSAPERLGSESVAGREAISFCLTSESITVVDQSVRELCRLVSDSVLNLSRGLLELQSALEGCDTKLVSLFVKGLGFLIRIGYEQKDGNWKFSSAENHPFVRILYSRAETLTELLHQVSLFVMHNRRLGMVGVCEFLEPFLNFTVLRIPLADSSSSLFARELISSMASLCCSSSQEALPIFRLLLRCLKYIPGKNLEDNRNFSCIVKTLADAYTVVVRDLVGTGSEVTEVHLLGVQLVDSVLLLCSSPHVQTTEQESVIESLKHLLAVQKDVGLPYSPDLSLVVLSLVFMLAKSNVEHEQLSILKFLLFLLKWKTENDNLSVKDAACSSVESLLLFPIVALMSSPSKSVKVAASKVLSIVEIVLVTMSNSPKIELHTSKGDSPLSRVGSVVLRVMQQLWHQYDYAPSTSSFLRVAYPNGSEKQETYSGPVTWNSLLREHAERFWDRKKAASFCLSQEIPILLGAVAGVMVMHPSLGADGIDSLNIIGGIDPKMSVPLLLAVLYYSNLLSRTHVPCQSLLSKLLGLLPSLAAQQVMIPLVVQTITPMLHKDAKGLLYATAIRLLCQTWVVNDRAFSSLQEVLRPKGFIDFISERHICISMAASIHDVCKRHPDRGVDLILSVQACIESQDCQVRALGFQSLSHLCEADVIDFYTAWGVIKKHAQNIKLDPLLAYSVCLLLKWGAMDAEAYPEDAENVLNILWEIGSSMQMPLDSLWTKARVSAIVALGQYEVSFMEKKISDFNNNCAYMFFSEKNAKILNALEDLSIKIMIHEHSVRRRYVRQKKLPGNKIEKLLDVIPQVIFPAGKEMKTGELPGAALLCLSYNPRDVKFGSSRSFRDVHGQYEEAFKVVVKSLQLSRNISLALISLQSLKAFMRRWMRANILSIDATTKELQLDKTSNAANKIMKSLVHMAEEALPRCAENIALALGALCQSLPAAAHNIKATASKFLLSWLLEHEHEHRQWTAAISLGLISSSLHVTDHKQKFQNISGLLEVLCSSKSTLVKGACGVGLGFSCQDLLTRTEASASSDMDRDSYWNQEERLLGRILRLLSSILHCFLHTPCDILESLSALFPPGKEDNVIGLPQLLDESSDDFDDDTWGIAGLIIGLGMSVGAVYRAGKKDAVVKIKNLIVSWIPYADSLKQTPGSNSKVSVRLFSVGSCLALPIVITFCQKVELFDAHEVDHLIGCFKDLISELVIVRKSGALRKRLLMASCIGAGDLLGSVLNEGIHPVKIESVKGLLELFKTCYSGLYPPVAHFGGMLGVVNVLGAGAGNLVYSHPLPRAPPASSGDNEISYVSGPLLSNAYFTQQLTPVVQEIFLIAQNTKDRQLQHYAAWAISILRNYMRSKEASSLSNENQSDSSHRNSISHNVPEHTMVMKLAQGLTNPRFPLAGSPLNIGTLESALRCLSHAPRLPNLDWGATIRRLMKQDTQTDVSQSGDVPKEGTLREECFKFSLAHAREFDELLAFLDELSELARFKALEQSLQSCLLCHLGYLMRIFSGSRMNKLFDDVSCFVISLSSDQAYSCEQKSSFRVSCWKGLSQCLEETSLDSSEYITKIEKCIELVFAVLPVASQSPIADQMGSVKEWSEAVRCLQKSRLDWLYKFLQVSNVEPGNGKTDFQGDLKKIQAKAKLAKLGSIPFSELGKLKAIILNCEQSGIWDVLIEIVAALHHAEGGIKRQWLVDAVEISCVSSYPSTAILFVGLLSSICCEYMPFLTLDRFTVLSDMSFTINSLLSDPIYEVVAEPFISFLWTSLERIYNFATDTDANAGLSSQQIEGSERGKAPMIMKVMHYICVAFRDHLPLEKQLRLASMDIA, from the exons ATGGCTTCGTATGCTCCGTTACTAGAGAAAACTCGCGTACCTCAACCTTCCATACAAAGATTCGCAGTAATTTCCGTCTTCTCTAAGTTACGATCTGCTCCGGAACGATTAGGATCAGAATCCGTAGCTGGAAGAGAAGCTATCTCCTTCTGCCTCACTTCCGAATCCATCACTGTCGTTGATCAATCCGTTCGTGAGCTATGTCGATTAGTATCAGACTCCGTTTTAAACCTCTCTCGTGGTTTGTTGGAACTTCAATCAGCTCTCGAAGGATGCGATACGAAATTGGTTTCGCTGTTCGTGAAGgggttagggtttttgattcGTATTGGTTATGAAcagaaggatgggaattggaAGTTTAGTTCTGCGGAGAATCATCCGTTTGTTAGG ATTCTTTATAGCAGAGCGGAGACACTGACGGAGCTTCTTCATCAAGTATCACTCTTTGTGATGCATAACAGACGATTAGGAATGGTGGGAGTATGTGAATTCTTGGAGCCGTTCTTGAATTTCACAGTACTTCGGATTCCACTTGCAGATTCGTCGTCGTCCTTGTTTGCGAGGGAATTGATTTCATCGATGGCTTCTCTTTGTTGCTCATCCAGCCAAGAAGCACTGCCGATATTCAGATTGCTTCTGCGTTGCCTAAAATATATACCGGGGAAAAATCTGGAA GACAATAGGAATTTCAGCTGCATTGTCAAGACTCTAGCGGATGCTTATACTGTGGTAGTGAGAGACTTGGTTGGAACTGGATCG GAAGTAACAGAAGTTCATCTTCTCGGTGTGCAACTGGTAGATAGTGTACTTCTTCTTTGCTCTTCTCCTCATGTCCAAACAACCGAACAAGAGTCTGTTATCGAATCTTTGAAGCACTTGTTGGCTGTTCAGAAAGACGTTGGATTACCATATTCACCTGATTTATCTTTGGTGGTTCTCTCGCTCGTTTTCATGCTTGCCAAATCCAATGTTGAGCATGAACAACTCTCTATTTTGAAATTCCTGCTTTTTCTGCTCAAATGGAAAACTGAAAATG ATAACTTGTCGGTGAAAGATGCAGCCTGTTCAAGTGTGGAGTCTCTATTACTGTTCCCTATCGTAGCACTGATGTCTTCTCCTTCTAAATCAGTCAAAGTAGCAGCAAGTAAGGTTCTTTCCATCGTAGAAATTGTCTTGGTAACAATGTCAAATTCACCAAAGATTGAGCTCCACACAAGTAAGGGAGATTCACCACTCAGCAGGGTGGGCTCTGTCGTGTTGAGGGTCATGCAGCAACTCTGGCATCAG TATGATTACGCACCTTCCACGTCCTCCTTCCTCAGAGTGGCTTACCCCAATGGAAGTGAAAAACAGGAAACTTATTCTGGACCAGTGACTTGGAATTCACTACTTAGGGAACACGCTGAACGGTTTTGGGATAG aaaaaaGGCTGCATCGTTTTGTCTTTCGCAAGAGATACCTATTTTActtggtgctgttgctggtgtCATGGTGATGCATCCGTCCCTAGGAGCTGATGGTATTGATTCTTTGAATATTATTGGTGGCATTGATCCTAAGATGAGTGTCCCGCTGTTGCTAGCTGTTCTATATTACAGCAACTTGTTATCTCGAACACACGTCCCTTGTCAGAGTCTATTG TCCAAACTTCTGGGGTTACTCCCGTCATTAGCTGCACAACAGGTGATGATTCCGCTTGTAGTTCAGACTATTACTCCAATGCTGCACAAGGATGCGAAAGG TCTGTTGTATGCTACAGCCATTAGATTACTTTGCCAGACCTGGGTAGTCAATGACCGTGCCTTTTCCAGTCTGCAA gAGGTGTTGCGCCCAAAAGGATTCATAGACTTTATTTCAGAGAGACATATCTGCATTAGTATGGCTGCTTCCATTCACGATGTATGCAAGAGACACCCTGATAGGGGAGTAGACCTAATCTTGTCCGTTCAG GCCTGTATAGAAAGCCAAGACTGTCAAGTTCGAGCACTTGGTTTTCAGAGTCTTTCCCATCTCTGTGAAGCCGATGTCATTG ATTTCTATACTGCATGGGGTGTCATTAAGAAACATGCTCAAAACATCAAACTGGATCCTCTCCTTGCTTATAG TGTATGCCTTCTTCTAAAGTGGGGTGCAATGGATGCCGAAGCATATCCGGAAGATGCAGAAAACGTTTTGAACATTTTGTGGGAAATTGGGAGCTCTATGCAGATGCCTCTTGATTCCCTATGGACAAAGGCACGAGTCTCTGCCATAGTGGCCCTTGGTCAATATGAG GTAtcatttatggaaaaaaaaatttctgactTCAACAATAATTGTGCATATATGTTCTTCTCGGAGAAAAATGCGAAAATTTTGAATGCTTTAGAAGACCTTTCAATCAAGATCATGATTCATGAGCACAG CGTCCGGCGTAGATATGTAAGACAGAAAAAACTTCCTGGTAATAAGATTGAAAAGTTGCTGGATGTGATACCTCAGGTCATCTTCCCCGCAG GGAAAGAAATGAAGACTGGTGAACTACCTGGTGCGGCATTATTATGTCTATCTTATAACCCTAGAGATGTGAAGTTTGGGTCATCAAGA AGCTTTCGTGATGTTCATGGTCAATATGAGGAGGCATTTAAAGTAGTAGTCAAATCACTCCAGCTCTCAAGAAATATTTCCCTTGCTCTTATTTCCTTGCAATCACTGAAAGCTTTTATGCGGCGTTGGATGAGAGCTAATATATTGTCCATTGATGCAACGACTAAAGAATTACAATTGGATAAAACCTCTAATGCTGCAAACAAAATCATGAAG AGTTTGGTACATATGGCGGAAGAAGCTCTTCCGAGGTGTGCAGAAAACATAGCACTGGCGCTGGGTGCACTATGTCAA TCTTTGCCAGCTGCTGCTCATAATATTAAAGCGACTGCATCAAAATTTCTGTTGAGTTGGTTGTTGGAGCATGAGCATGAACACCGTCAGTGGACGGCTGCTATTTCTCTTGGATTGATTTCGTCGTCCCTACACGTGACTGACCACAAGCAGAAATTTCAGAATATATCTGGGCTTCTTGAG GTTTTGTGTAGCAGTAAAAGCACTCTTGTAAAAGGAGCCTGTGGCGTTGGATTGGGTTTTTCATGCCAAGATCTGCTCACTCGGACTGAAGCCTCTGCCAGCTCTGATATGGACAGGGACTCCTACTGGAACCAAGAAGAACGGCTCCTAGGGAGGATACTGAGGTTGCTATCTTCAATATTACATTGTTTCCTGCACACTCCGTGTGATATCCTAGAAAGCTTGTCTGCACTGTTCCCACCTGGAAAGGAAGACAACGTTATAGGTTTACCTCAGCTGTTGGATGAGAGTtctgatgattttgatgatgatacATGGGGTATAGCTGGACTCATTATAGGTTTGGGGATGTCAGTTGGTGCAGTATACAGAGCTGGGAAGAAAGACGCTGTTGTAAAGATTAAAAACCTGATTGTATCATGGATCCCATATGCAGATTCTCTTAAGCAAACTCCGGGTTCTAATAGTAAGGTATCAGTGAGACTGTTTTCAGTTGGTTCCTGCCTTGCACTTCCAATTGTGATCACTTTCTGCCAAAAAGTAGAACTGTTTGATGCACATGAGGTAGATCATCTAATCGGTTGTTTCAAGGACCTTATTTCCGAGTTGGTTATTGTTAGAAAGTCTGGTGCTTTACGTAAGAGGTTGTTGATGGCATCCTGTATTGGGGCGGGAGACCTCCTTGGTTCTGTTTTGAATGAAGGTATCCACCCTGTTAAGATTGAGTCTGTTAAAGGGTTGCTAGAACTGTTCAAGACATGTTACTCTGGACTTTACCCACCGGTTGCTCACTTTGGAGGCATGCTCGGAGTTGTTAATGTTTTAGGAGCAGGTGCTGGGAATTTGGTGTATTCCCATCCGCTACCCCGTGCTCCTCCAGCCAGTTCTGGTGATAAC GAAATCTCTTATGTGTCAGGTCCTTTGCTTTCAAACGCATATTTTACTCAGCAGTTGACGCCAGTTGTGCAAGAAATATTTCTTATCGCGCAAAATACCAAGGATCGCCAGCTCCAACATTATGCTGCATGGGCAATCTCAATTCTTAGAAATTACATGCGGTCCAAGGAAGCATCAAGTCTCAGCAATGAAAACCAATCTGATTCCTCTCATCGTAATTCCATCTCTCACAATGTTCCTGAACATACCATGGTCATGAAACTTGCTCAAGGCCTGACAAATCCAAGATTTCCTTTG GCGGGTAGCCCTCTGAATATTGGCACACTGGAAAGTGCTTTGCGGTGTTTGTCTCATGCTCCAAGATTGCCAAACTTGGACTGGGGAGCAACAATAAGACGATTAATGAAACAAGACACTCAGACTGATGTATCGCAATCAGGGGATGTTCCCAAGGAAGGAACTCTTAGGGAAGAGTGCTTCAAATTTTCATTAGCCCACGCAAGAGAATTTGATGAACTTCTAGCTTTTCTGGACGAATTGTCTGAACTAGCCAGATTCAAGGCGCTAGAGCAAAGTCTCCAGTCATGCCTGCTCTGTCATCTAGGGTATTTAATGAGAATATTCTCAGGTTCAAGAATGAATAAATTGTTTGACGATGTCTCTTGCTTTGTAATCTCGCTATCTTCAGACCAAGCATATAGCTGTGAACAGAAGAGCTCATTCAGGGTCTCTTGTTGGAAGGGCCTGAGTCAGTGTCTTGAAGAAACTTCGCTTGATTCTTCAGAATACatcacaaagattgaaaaaTGCATAGAGTTGGTTTTTGCTGTCTTACCAGTAGCATCACAATCTCCTATAGCAGATCAGATGGGTTCGGTGAAAGAGTGGTCAGAGGCAGTTAGATGTTTGCAGAAGTCGCGTCTGGATTGGTTATACAAATTCCTGCAG GTTTCAAATGTTGAACCTGGAAACGGAAAGACAGACTTCCAAGGTGATCTTAAGAAGATCCAGGCAAAAGCCAAGCTAGCAAAACTTGGCTCAATTCCATTTTCCGAGTTAGGAAAACTGAAGgctattatattaaattgtgaACAGTCAG GTATTTGGGACGTGTTGATTGAGATAGTAGCGGCTCTGCATCACGCCGAAGGAGGAATCAAAAGACAGTGGCTCGTTGATGCAGTTGAAATCAGCTGCGTTTCTAGCTATCCTTCCACT GCAATTCTCTTTGTTGGCCTTCTCTCTAGCATCTGCTGCGAATACATGCCGTTTCTCACTTTAGACCGCTTCACGGTGTTGAGCGATATGTCTTTTACCATAAATTCTCTCCTGTCTGATCCCATCTATGAAGTAGTCGCAGAGCCTTTCATCTCGTTTCTATGGACTTCATTGGAACGTATTTACAATTTTGCAACTGACACAGACGCCAATGCAGGGCTAAGCTCACAGCAGATTGAGGGAAGTGAAAGAGGAAAAGCACCAATGATTATGAAAGTAATGCATTACATTTGTGTAGCATTCAGAGATCACTTGCCTCTTGAGAAACAGCTTAGACTTGCTTCTATGGACATTGCTTGA